A genome region from Trichosurus vulpecula isolate mTriVul1 chromosome 5, mTriVul1.pri, whole genome shotgun sequence includes the following:
- the ATP6V1F gene encoding V-type proton ATPase subunit F, producing the protein MAGRGKLIAVIGDEDTVTGFLLGGIGELNKHRHPNFLVVEKDTTINEIEDTFRQFLSRDDIGIILINQYIAEMVRHALDTHTRSIPAVLEIPSKEHPYDAAKDSILRRARGMFTAEDLR; encoded by the exons ATGGCGGGGCGAGGGAAGCTGATTGCGGTGATCGGAGACGAGGACACTGTTACCGGTTTCCTGCTGGGTGGCATCGGGGAGCTCAACAAGCACCGCCACCCGAACTTCCTGGTGGTGGAGAAGGACACGACCATCAATGAAATCGAGGACACCTTCCG GCAGTTTCTAAGTCGGGATGACATTGGTATCATCCTTATCAACCAGTATATTGCTGAAATGGTACGGCATGCGTTGGACACCCACACACGCTCAATACCTGCTGTTTTGGAGATCCCTTCCAAGGAACATCCCTATGACGCAGCCAAGGACTCCATCCTGCGTCGTGCCCGAGGCATGTTCACTGCTGAAGATCTTCGCTAA
- the ATP6V1FNB gene encoding protein ATP6V1FNB → MARHLNMDTQRQNFWKEEYLKEMMLRCDWHQKYGAKVKAKQAARDATRKVFKLPTLGPKAPPSPPPPPKEPPKPPPPLKEAPTETEMFPVPPETRELLYQGISHDFQGRFKYLENRKMAKPEDRYLFPVTTSFTYGWQLGPPVERKMVSCKMCRIETFFRKNGAFALLDPKDVAL, encoded by the exons ATGGCACGGCATCTCAATATGGACACGCAGCGACAAAACTTCTGGAAGGAAGAATACCTAAAGGAGATGATGTTGCGTTGTGATTGGCACCAAAAATACGGGGCAAAGGTGAAAGCCAAGCAGGCGGCTAGGGATGCCACAAGAAAGGTCTTCAAACTGCCTACCTTGGGCCCTAAGGCCCCACCTTCTCCTCCGCCTCCACCAAAAGAGCCTCCCaaaccccctcctcccctcaaggaggCTCCTACAGAGACAGAAATGTTCCCTGTGCCACCTGAGACACGGGAACTCCTGTACCAGGGAATCTCTCATGATTTCCAGGGTCGTTTCAAGTACTTGGAAAATCGCAAAATGGCCAAGCCGGAAGATCGTTACCTCTTTCCAGTCACTACCAGCTTCACTTATGGCTGGCAGTTGG GCCCCCCAGTGGAACGAAAGATGGTCTCCTGTAAGATGTGCCGGATAGAAACCTTCTTCCGCAAGAACGGGGCCTTTGCTCTCCTCGACCCCAAGGACGTAGCCCTCTGA